Proteins found in one Phycodurus eques isolate BA_2022a chromosome 18, UOR_Pequ_1.1, whole genome shotgun sequence genomic segment:
- the si:dkey-71h2.2 gene encoding low density lipoprotein receptor adapter protein 1-B, translating to MDALKNAGRAIVKSPGVPRHTWGTSRHRKLAENWTDTKETLLEGMAFHVKYLGMTLVGQPKGEDMAAAAIRRIVATARAGAKKFRKVTLTVSPEGIVITDTDTTDLVEDVSIYRISYCTADKNQDKVFAYVSQSPFNETLECHAFLCQKKKIAQAVTLTVAQAFKVALDLWELAQQDKSKKARSTRCSCAASSHGHTGATDGECVPADASAGVDENLWRPIPSVSAGSPSPRADPARRRPFKHDSRNGGVGLLSGLRRCRFES from the exons ATGGACGCGCTGAAAAACGCCGGCAGGGCGATCGTCAAGAGCCCCGGCGTCCCGCGCCACACGTGGGGAACTTCCAGGCACCGAA AACTTGCGGAGAACTGGACGGACACCAAAGAGACTCTGCTGGAGGGGATGGCGTTCCACGTCAAGTACTTGGGAATGACGCTGGTCGGCCAACCCAAAGGCGAGGACATGGCCGCCGCCGCCATCCGCAGGATCGTCGCCACG GCCAGAGCGGGAGCTAAGAAATTCCGCAAAGTAACGCTGACGGTCTCCCCCGAAGGCATCGTCATCACGGACACGGACACGACGGACCTAGTAGAGGACGTTTCCATCTACAG AATCTCATACTGCACAGCAGATAAAAACCAGGACAAGGTGTTTGCGTACGTGTCTCAGAGTCCTTTCAACGAAACGCTGGAGTGTCACGCCTTCCTCTgccaaaagaagaagatt GCTCAGGCTGTGACTCTGACGGTGGCGCAGGCCTTCAAAGTAGCTCTGGATCTTTGGGAGCTGGCTCAACAAG ACAAAAGCAAGAAGGCAAGAAGCACCCGCTGTTCCTGTGCAGCTAGCAGTCATGGCCACACGGGGGCGACAGATGGCGAGTGTGTTCCCGCAG ACGCGTCCGCCGGCGTGGACGAGAATTTGTGGCGGCCGATCCCGTCCGTCTCCGCGGGCTCGCCCTCGCCTCGCGCCGACCCCGCTCGGAGGCGACCCTTCAAACACGACTCACGG AACGGTGGAGTCGGGCTCCTGAGCGGTCTTCGCAGATGCCGCTTTGAGTCCTGA